In Bactrocera oleae isolate idBacOlea1 chromosome 5, idBacOlea1, whole genome shotgun sequence, a genomic segment contains:
- the LOC106625494 gene encoding uncharacterized protein isoform X2, with the protein MKSLLIALAAICSWCINSVQGHGRLMDPPARNAMWRFGFPNAVNYNDNELFCGGYAVQWEQNLGKCGVCGDAYHVKTPRPHEAGGEYAKGIISRYYAAGQEIDVEVELTANHYGRFEMFLCPNNNPRREASQACFDRYPLYISGSREHRFLIPRDTPKKEIFRYRVRLPPYVTCTQCVLQWTYYTANMWGTCSNGTEAVGCGKAETFRNCADIAIVSNTGGGVPPIFVNNKSPYLLYYRDYRAPDDNNVFPLIVRNTTRA; encoded by the exons ATGAAGTCACTATTAATCGCACTG GCTGCGATTTGCAGTTGGTGCATAAATTCCGTGCAAGGTCATGGACGTCTCATGGATCCGCCTGCTCGCAATGCAATGTGGCGATTTGGCTTTCCGAATGCCGTAAATTATAATGATAACGAATTGTTTTGCGGTGGATACGCAGTGCAATGGGAGCAGAATTTGGGCAAATGTGGAGTCTGCGGAGATGCGTATCACGTGAAAACGCCACGCCCGCATGAGGCGGGTGGTGAATACGCGAAAGGCATCATATCGCGGTACTATGCAGCCGGACAG GAAATCGATGTAGAGGTTGAACTCACTGCCAATCACTATGGTCGTTTCGAAATGTTCCTCTGTCCCAACAATAATCCACGACGTGAGGCTTCACAAGCTTGCTTCGACCGTTATCCACTGTATATCTCCGGTAGTCGGGAACATCGCTTCTTGATACCACGTGATACACCCAAAAAGGAGATCTTCCGCTATCGTGTCCGTCTGCCACCGTACGTTACGTGTACGCAATGTGTACTCCAATGGACTTACTACACAGCCAATATGTGGGGTACTTGCTCTAATGGCACTGAGGCAGTGGGCTGTGGCAAGGCGg aAACTTTCCGCAACTGCGCCGATATTGCGATTGTCTCCAACACCGGTGGCGGTGTTCCACCAATCTTTGTAAATAACAAATCTCCATATCTGCTCTACTACAGAGATTATCGTGCGCCGGATGATAACAATGTGTTCCCGCTTATTGTGCG CAACACCACACGGGCTTAA